Proteins encoded together in one Citromicrobium bathyomarinum window:
- a CDS encoding FAD-dependent monooxygenase: MPQLSDTRDLLILGGGLVGMTLALAAAKKGIASHVVDRADPASLTAEGFDGRASAISTASWNLFTNIGLAESLEPYGCPIAKIAVTDQLKPGRIDFAPEEHEGSLGRMFANRQLRLALFEAAKAEPLIAWHAGVDVVSRERSDHGVSATLADGTVVKGRLMVAAEGRRSPTREEAGLKIANWQYNHRAIIAGLIHSQPHENVAWEIFYPEGPFALLPMLDDEQGRHRSALVWTVDESDGDGVLAMGDRAFIAEVEKRMGRIFGDLQANGPRSSYPLGFHHTAKIVEHRLALVGDAAHGIHPIAGQGLNLGLRDAGALVEVIAEAKRLGLDPGDAEMLARYESWRGLDAFMVSLATDGLTRLFGVSGPGASAIRRLGMAGVQRIEPLKRWFMDEARGVSGDVPALMQG, from the coding sequence ATGCCCCAACTTTCAGACACGCGCGATCTCCTGATCCTCGGCGGCGGACTCGTCGGCATGACGCTGGCGCTGGCGGCGGCGAAGAAGGGCATCGCCAGCCATGTGGTCGACCGCGCCGATCCGGCAAGCCTGACCGCCGAAGGGTTCGACGGGCGCGCCTCGGCCATCTCCACCGCCAGCTGGAACCTGTTCACCAATATCGGCCTGGCCGAGTCGCTCGAGCCCTATGGCTGCCCGATCGCGAAGATCGCGGTGACCGACCAGCTCAAGCCCGGTCGGATCGACTTCGCGCCAGAGGAGCATGAAGGCTCGCTCGGCCGCATGTTCGCCAACCGGCAGCTGCGCCTCGCGCTGTTCGAAGCGGCCAAGGCAGAGCCTCTGATCGCGTGGCATGCGGGCGTGGACGTGGTCTCGCGCGAGCGTAGCGATCATGGCGTCAGCGCGACGCTGGCCGACGGGACCGTGGTGAAGGGCCGTCTGATGGTCGCCGCCGAAGGCCGCCGCTCGCCCACGCGCGAGGAGGCCGGGCTCAAGATCGCCAACTGGCAGTACAACCACCGCGCGATCATCGCCGGGCTGATCCATTCCCAGCCGCACGAGAATGTCGCGTGGGAAATCTTCTATCCCGAAGGCCCCTTCGCGCTGCTGCCGATGCTCGACGACGAGCAGGGCCGGCACCGCAGCGCGCTGGTGTGGACCGTGGACGAGAGCGATGGCGACGGCGTGCTCGCGATGGGCGACCGCGCCTTCATCGCCGAGGTCGAGAAGCGGATGGGCCGTATCTTCGGCGATCTGCAGGCTAACGGCCCACGTTCATCCTATCCGCTCGGCTTCCACCACACCGCAAAGATCGTAGAGCACCGGCTCGCGCTGGTCGGCGATGCGGCGCACGGCATTCACCCGATCGCCGGGCAGGGTCTCAACCTGGGCCTGCGCGATGCGGGCGCGCTGGTGGAAGTGATCGCGGAGGCCAAGCGGCTCGGCCTCGATCCGGGCGATGCGGAGATGCTGGCGCGCTACGAGAGCTGGCGCGGGCTCGATGCATTCATGGTCTCGCTGGCGACCGACGGGCTGACCCGGCTGTTCGGCGTTTCCGGCCCTGGTGCCTCGGCGATCCGGCGGCTGGGCATGGCAGGCGTACAGCGGATCGAGCCGCTCAAGCGCTGGTTCATGGACGAAGCGCGCGGAGTGAGCGGAGACGTGCCTGCGCTGATGCAGGGCTAG
- a CDS encoding thioredoxin family protein, with protein sequence MTSASLPVVRRVLALFVAALFAALVPSAAQAQDANIAARLLVEGPVAKGGETRIAIEFSPKSAEWHGYWSNPGDAGLGMQVEWDLPAGVTIGDFHYPPPKTLLIGGLMNHVFEGDYAVVAPLRLAPDAAVDGPFELTGKAFYLACTDTICVPQEARLRAVVGVGAGEQDSRFAAFQSALAAPLDQPARFAVEGDSLRIAIPLPASLDVGTPHVFVGTRELVRYAVPQRFARAGDMLVAEIPLAEGAAMPAGISGIVRLGDGTGLQFEGAPGTVPTGGEPIRMGSDLPPWWALLGAALLGGLILNVMPCVFPILSLKALSLAKAGGSEASARKDALAYTAGVVIACLALGGLLLVLRASGEAVGWAFQLQEPGVVVALFLLAVALTANFLGAFEIPGMAITGGGASGRGSFATGVLAAFVATPCTGPFMAAALGAALVLPWPLALGLFAALGLGIALPFLLVGFVPAIRQRLPRPGKWMVTFRRWMALPMGLTALALGWLLWRTGGTMFLVVCVGAAASVLGLLAVLLAPAQRQQTRRKPLIAMFAIVAPLLLMQAAEQFDPDASNPSSDMLDSQPFSEAALAQARAANRPVFLYFTADWCLTCKVNESVAIETQASVQALDAADAVVLRGDWTRRDPAITAFLTQQGVAGVPLYLWYAPGASAPQRLSQVLTPRVLPDLATASAQPDDSSR encoded by the coding sequence ATGACCTCCGCAAGCCTCCCCGTGGTTCGCCGTGTGCTGGCGCTGTTCGTTGCGGCACTGTTCGCGGCGCTGGTTCCCAGCGCGGCGCAGGCACAGGACGCCAATATTGCCGCGCGTCTGCTGGTCGAAGGGCCGGTGGCGAAGGGCGGCGAGACGCGGATCGCAATCGAGTTCTCACCCAAGTCCGCTGAATGGCACGGTTACTGGTCCAATCCCGGCGATGCGGGGCTGGGGATGCAGGTCGAGTGGGACCTGCCCGCAGGAGTCACCATCGGCGACTTCCACTATCCCCCGCCCAAGACGCTGCTAATCGGCGGGCTGATGAACCACGTGTTCGAAGGCGACTACGCCGTCGTCGCGCCACTGCGCCTCGCGCCGGATGCGGCGGTGGACGGCCCGTTCGAGCTGACCGGCAAGGCCTTCTACCTCGCCTGCACCGACACAATCTGCGTGCCCCAGGAGGCGCGTTTGCGCGCGGTGGTCGGGGTGGGCGCGGGTGAACAGGATTCGCGCTTCGCCGCGTTCCAGAGCGCGCTTGCTGCCCCGCTCGATCAACCCGCACGTTTCGCGGTGGAGGGCGACAGCCTGCGGATCGCGATTCCCCTGCCCGCCAGCCTCGATGTCGGCACCCCGCATGTGTTCGTGGGGACGCGCGAACTGGTCCGCTACGCCGTGCCGCAGCGCTTTGCGCGCGCGGGCGACATGCTTGTGGCCGAGATCCCGCTCGCCGAAGGGGCGGCCATGCCCGCGGGCATTTCGGGCATCGTGCGGCTGGGCGATGGCACCGGGCTCCAGTTCGAAGGCGCGCCGGGCACAGTGCCCACCGGGGGCGAGCCGATCCGCATGGGCAGCGACTTGCCTCCATGGTGGGCGCTGCTGGGCGCGGCGCTGCTGGGCGGGCTGATCCTCAACGTCATGCCCTGCGTGTTTCCGATCCTCAGCCTCAAGGCGCTGTCGCTGGCCAAGGCGGGCGGGTCGGAGGCGTCGGCGCGCAAGGATGCGCTGGCCTATACTGCGGGGGTGGTGATTGCCTGCCTTGCGCTGGGCGGACTGCTGCTGGTGCTGCGCGCGAGCGGGGAAGCGGTCGGCTGGGCGTTCCAGTTGCAGGAGCCGGGCGTGGTGGTCGCGCTGTTCCTGCTGGCCGTGGCGCTGACCGCGAACTTCCTCGGCGCGTTCGAGATTCCCGGGATGGCGATCACCGGCGGCGGCGCGAGCGGGCGCGGCTCCTTCGCGACCGGGGTGCTCGCGGCGTTCGTGGCCACACCGTGTACGGGCCCGTTCATGGCTGCGGCTCTGGGCGCGGCGCTGGTGCTTCCGTGGCCTCTCGCACTCGGCCTGTTCGCCGCGCTGGGGCTGGGGATCGCGCTGCCGTTCCTGCTGGTCGGCTTCGTGCCCGCCATCCGCCAGCGGCTGCCGAGGCCCGGCAAGTGGATGGTGACCTTCCGCCGCTGGATGGCGCTGCCGATGGGGCTGACCGCGCTGGCGCTCGGCTGGTTGCTGTGGCGAACCGGCGGGACGATGTTCCTCGTCGTGTGTGTGGGCGCGGCGGCGAGCGTGCTTGGGCTTCTCGCGGTCCTGCTTGCTCCGGCGCAGCGGCAGCAGACAAGGCGCAAGCCGCTGATAGCCATGTTCGCGATCGTCGCGCCCCTCCTGCTTATGCAAGCGGCGGAGCAGTTCGATCCGGATGCCAGCAACCCGTCCAGCGACATGCTCGACAGCCAGCCCTTCAGCGAGGCCGCGCTGGCCCAGGCGCGTGCAGCAAACCGCCCGGTTTTCCTCTATTTCACCGCCGACTGGTGCCTGACCTGCAAGGTGAACGAGAGCGTCGCGATCGAGACGCAGGCGAGCGTGCAGGCGCTGGACGCTGCCGATGCGGTGGTGCTGCGCGGGGACTGGACCCGGCGCGATCCCGCGATCACCGCGTTCCTGACGCAGCAGGGCGTGGCGGGCGTGCCGCTATACCTGTGGTATGCGCCGGGCGCGAGCGCACCGCAGCGCCTGTCGCAGGTGCTTACTCCGCGGGTTCTTCCGGATCTGGCGACTGCTTCCGCGCAGCCAGACGACAGCTCTCGATAA
- the uvrB gene encoding excinuclease ABC subunit UvrB: MAELIIRRGLDEPDTTGEFVPHKPARPEKSMPGKRFELVSEYEPAGDQPTAIEELVREAEGGEKTQVLLGVTGSGKTFTMAKVIEELQRPALILAPNKILAAQLYGEFKSFFPNNAVEYFVSYYDYYQPEAYVPRSDTYIEKESSVNEAIDRMRHSATRALLERDDVIIVASVSCLYGIGSVETYSAMIFDIKQGESVDQRELIRKLVALQYKRNDVAFARGNFRVRGDNLELFPSHLEDTAWRISFFGDDIEEIVEFDPLTGKPGTKLDKVRVYANSHYVTPGPTMKQAAEAIKFELAERLKELEAEGKLLEHQRLEQRTNFDLEMIAATGSCNGIENYSRFLTGRLPGEPPPTLFEYLPENALLFVDESHQTVPQIGAMARGDHRRKITLAEYGFRLPSCIDNRPLRFNEWDAMRPQTFAVSATPGGWELEQTGGVFAEQVIRPTGLIDPPVEIRPVEDQVQDCIEECKATAAKGYRTLVTTLTKRMAEDLTEFMHEAGVKVRYMHSDVETLERIELIRDLRLGVYDVLVGINLLREGLDIPECGLVCILDADKEGFLRSETSLIQTIGRAARNVDGRVILYADRITGSMERAMAETERRREKQRAYNEEHGITPTTIRRAIADITAHATKGEDGEPEDEATPLVGHNLRAYIEDLEKKMREAAANLEFEEAGRLRDEIRALEADELGLPEGEQKAARVGRSNEGKPGTRKLRYGRTQKKMR; the protein is encoded by the coding sequence ATGGCCGAACTCATCATCAGACGCGGGCTCGACGAGCCGGACACCACCGGCGAATTCGTGCCCCACAAGCCCGCGCGCCCCGAAAAGAGCATGCCGGGCAAGCGGTTCGAACTCGTCAGCGAATACGAACCCGCAGGCGACCAGCCGACCGCGATCGAGGAACTGGTTCGCGAGGCGGAGGGTGGCGAGAAGACGCAGGTGCTCCTCGGCGTGACCGGATCGGGCAAGACCTTCACCATGGCCAAGGTGATCGAGGAATTGCAGCGGCCCGCGCTGATCCTTGCGCCCAACAAGATCCTCGCCGCGCAGCTCTATGGCGAGTTCAAGAGCTTCTTCCCCAACAACGCGGTCGAGTATTTCGTCAGCTATTACGACTACTACCAGCCCGAAGCCTACGTGCCCCGGTCCGACACCTACATCGAGAAGGAAAGCTCGGTGAACGAGGCGATCGACCGGATGCGCCACTCGGCCACGCGCGCGCTGCTGGAGCGGGACGACGTTATCATCGTCGCCTCGGTCAGCTGCCTTTACGGGATCGGATCGGTCGAGACCTATTCGGCGATGATCTTCGACATCAAGCAGGGCGAGAGCGTCGACCAGCGCGAGCTGATCCGCAAGCTGGTCGCACTGCAATACAAGCGCAACGACGTCGCCTTTGCGCGCGGCAATTTCCGCGTGCGCGGCGACAATCTCGAACTCTTCCCCAGCCACCTTGAAGACACCGCCTGGCGGATCAGCTTCTTCGGCGACGATATCGAGGAGATCGTCGAGTTCGATCCGCTCACCGGCAAGCCCGGCACCAAGCTGGACAAGGTGCGCGTCTATGCCAACTCGCACTACGTCACGCCCGGGCCGACGATGAAACAGGCCGCCGAGGCGATCAAGTTCGAGCTCGCCGAACGGCTCAAGGAGCTGGAGGCGGAGGGCAAGCTGCTCGAACACCAGCGGCTGGAGCAACGCACCAATTTCGACCTCGAGATGATCGCCGCGACAGGTTCTTGCAACGGGATCGAGAACTACTCGCGCTTCCTCACCGGTCGCCTGCCCGGCGAGCCGCCCCCCACCCTGTTCGAATATCTGCCCGAGAACGCATTGCTGTTCGTCGACGAGAGCCACCAGACCGTGCCGCAGATCGGCGCGATGGCGCGCGGGGACCACCGCCGCAAGATCACGCTGGCCGAATACGGCTTCCGCCTGCCCAGCTGTATCGACAACCGCCCGCTGCGCTTCAACGAGTGGGACGCGATGCGCCCGCAGACCTTCGCCGTCTCCGCCACGCCCGGCGGGTGGGAGCTGGAACAGACCGGCGGCGTCTTCGCAGAACAGGTGATCCGCCCCACCGGCCTGATCGACCCGCCGGTCGAGATCCGCCCGGTCGAGGATCAGGTCCAGGACTGTATCGAGGAGTGCAAGGCGACCGCCGCCAAGGGCTACCGCACGCTCGTCACCACGCTGACCAAGCGGATGGCCGAAGACCTGACCGAGTTCATGCACGAGGCGGGCGTCAAGGTCCGCTACATGCACTCCGACGTCGAGACGCTGGAGCGTATCGAGCTGATCCGCGACCTGCGGCTGGGCGTGTACGACGTGCTGGTGGGCATCAACCTGCTGCGCGAAGGCTTGGACATTCCCGAATGCGGGCTGGTGTGCATTCTGGACGCGGACAAGGAAGGCTTCCTGCGCTCCGAAACCTCGCTTATCCAGACCATCGGCCGCGCCGCGCGCAACGTCGATGGCCGCGTGATCCTCTACGCCGATCGCATCACGGGCAGCATGGAACGCGCCATGGCGGAGACCGAGCGGCGGCGCGAGAAACAGCGCGCGTATAACGAGGAACACGGGATCACCCCGACCACCATCCGCCGCGCGATCGCCGACATCACCGCCCACGCCACCAAGGGCGAGGATGGCGAACCCGAGGACGAGGCTACGCCGCTCGTGGGCCACAACCTGCGTGCCTACATCGAAGACCTCGAAAAGAAGATGCGCGAAGCCGCCGCGAACCTCGAGTTCGAGGAGGCAGGCCGTCTGCGCGACGAGATTCGCGCGCTGGAAGCGGACGAGCTTGGCTTGCCGGAGGGCGAGCAGAAGGCCGCACGCGTGGGACGGAGCAATGAGGGCAAGCCGGGGACGCGGAAGCTCAGGTACGGGCGGACGCAGAAGAAGATGCGGTGA
- a CDS encoding CIA30 family protein has product MSLTAIEPGTCRTLLDFSDPDEFARWEVINDGVMGGLSKGHIAQVGDALSFTGTINTNGGGFTSLRRTLPEGAMAGARTLRIVYSGDARTYEVTLRSDARERGRRIAYRAALTPGESAGEWSVAAIDLAKLETSLFGQQVDAPAFATQEAQSVGLIIADGIDGDFAMRLQRIEACA; this is encoded by the coding sequence ATGAGCCTCACCGCAATCGAACCCGGTACCTGCCGCACGCTGCTCGACTTCAGCGATCCTGACGAGTTCGCACGATGGGAAGTCATCAACGACGGCGTAATGGGTGGCCTCTCCAAAGGCCATATCGCGCAGGTCGGCGACGCCCTTTCCTTCACTGGCACGATCAACACCAATGGCGGCGGGTTCACCTCTCTGCGACGAACCTTACCCGAAGGCGCGATGGCCGGGGCGCGGACGCTTCGGATCGTCTATTCGGGCGATGCGCGCACCTACGAGGTGACGCTGCGCTCCGATGCGAGGGAGCGGGGGCGGCGTATTGCCTACCGTGCGGCCCTGACGCCCGGGGAAAGTGCCGGGGAGTGGTCCGTCGCGGCGATAGATCTTGCAAAGCTGGAAACCTCCCTGTTCGGGCAACAGGTCGACGCGCCCGCTTTCGCAACCCAGGAAGCGCAAAGTGTCGGGCTGATCATTGCCGACGGGATCGATGGCGATTTCGCGATGCGGCTCCAGCGGATCGAAGCCTGCGCATAG
- a CDS encoding peptidase S10: MILRTFSNLAAAAALAAALPTIAIAQDKADAAKSEAPSIDPQVRTRDLSGTFGGQRIGYTATIAEHVLANDDGKPEAVIVTTSYVKNPRDTSRPVFFIYNGGPGSGSVWLQMGAFGPKRVAIPSDARDDGAPPYPILDNPDSLLDVADLVFIDPPGTGFSYLTKGTDPEKYYGLEQDARAVATVIRRWINDNNRWNSPKYLGGESYGTTRTAMVVRELEGATYNDVGLNGLILISTILDFAAREPTPGNEMAYVMALPNMATAAYYHGKAQAPSVQAIAEEARQFAIGPYATALMKGQDLPDAERASVRAELSRLTGLSETFLDQAELRVTDQRFYKELLRDRGLTIGRLDSRYTGTDYDNAGEYPDNDPSFYGIDGGYTAAINSWARDTLGFETDREYQAIGSDPGRYWDWSLSGRGRGAYLNVAPFIGDAMRQNSQLRTFVGQGWYDFATPFFGAEYSLNRVGIPQDRVEFHYYDAGHMMYIRDEDRAKLSRDIRAFIRAR; the protein is encoded by the coding sequence ATGATCCTTCGCACGTTCAGCAATCTTGCCGCCGCAGCTGCGCTGGCAGCCGCCCTTCCCACCATCGCCATCGCGCAGGACAAGGCTGACGCCGCGAAGTCGGAAGCGCCGAGTATCGACCCGCAGGTCCGCACCCGCGACCTCAGCGGCACCTTCGGCGGGCAGCGGATCGGCTACACCGCGACCATCGCCGAGCACGTGCTGGCCAACGACGATGGCAAGCCCGAAGCGGTGATCGTCACCACCAGCTACGTGAAGAACCCGCGCGATACCTCGCGGCCGGTGTTCTTCATCTATAATGGCGGGCCCGGCTCTGGCTCGGTGTGGCTGCAGATGGGGGCGTTCGGGCCGAAGCGGGTGGCGATTCCCAGCGACGCGCGCGACGATGGCGCACCGCCCTACCCGATCCTCGACAATCCGGATTCGCTGCTCGACGTCGCGGACCTCGTCTTCATCGATCCGCCGGGCACGGGCTTCAGCTACCTGACGAAAGGCACCGACCCGGAGAAATATTACGGGCTGGAGCAGGACGCGCGCGCGGTCGCCACGGTGATCCGCCGCTGGATCAACGACAATAACCGCTGGAACAGCCCCAAATATCTCGGCGGCGAAAGCTACGGCACCACCCGCACCGCGATGGTGGTGCGCGAGCTGGAGGGGGCGACCTACAACGACGTCGGCCTCAACGGGCTGATCCTGATCTCGACCATTCTCGATTTCGCCGCGCGCGAGCCGACGCCGGGCAACGAGATGGCCTATGTGATGGCGCTGCCCAATATGGCCACCGCCGCCTACTATCACGGCAAAGCGCAAGCCCCGTCGGTGCAGGCAATAGCGGAGGAAGCCCGCCAGTTCGCGATCGGTCCTTATGCCACCGCGCTGATGAAGGGGCAGGACCTGCCCGATGCCGAACGCGCGAGCGTGCGCGCCGAACTCTCCCGCCTGACCGGCCTGTCCGAGACCTTCCTCGACCAGGCGGAGCTGCGGGTGACCGACCAGCGCTTCTACAAGGAGCTGCTGCGCGACCGGGGGCTGACCATCGGCCGGCTCGACAGCCGCTATACAGGGACGGATTACGACAATGCGGGCGAATATCCGGACAACGACCCGAGCTTCTACGGCATCGATGGGGGCTATACCGCCGCGATCAATTCCTGGGCGCGCGATACGCTGGGGTTCGAGACGGACCGCGAGTACCAGGCGATCGGCAGCGATCCGGGGCGCTATTGGGACTGGAGCCTGTCGGGCCGGGGGCGCGGTGCCTATCTCAACGTCGCGCCGTTTATCGGCGATGCGATGCGCCAGAATTCGCAGCTGCGCACCTTCGTTGGCCAGGGCTGGTACGATTTCGCCACGCCCTTCTTCGGCGCGGAATATTCATTGAACCGCGTGGGCATCCCGCAGGACCGGGTCGAGTTCCACTACTACGACGCAGGCCATATGATGTATATTCGCGACGAGGACCGGGCGAAGCTGTCGCGCGACATCCGCGCCTTCATCCGCGCCCGCTGA